TCCCCTTTTGGCTAACATTTGAGAAGTTGTCTGCCACGACTTCGGCCGTTAGCAGCATTCAATGAAAATTGTCTAGGAATATCATTGAGCCAAAAGCGAGTCGAACAGCTGGGCTTGGGAACAACCAAAGACTCATTTTCTTTGGAAAATAGTTAAATTCGCACCTGTCTCTATAGGGATGGGAGTAAGCTAATTCCTAATGATTTACTCGATAGATTGACTGAACTAGCATCTCAACTCGGATCCCGATAGGATGAGTCTAGGACGAATGAGTCGTCGTCTTCAGGTCAACTCAGGTCATTGAGCTTTGATAAAAACTCCCCCAATCCCATGTTCATCAACACCCTAGGAGAGCTGTTTTGACTCCTCACTGGTTGCTTAAGTTCAACGTCTGGAAGCGACGCCAACCCAGCTGGTCCTTGGTAAAAAGCTACGAAGCCATTAGCTCGGCATCCGTGGACTCGATTTGGCGAAAAGTGGTTGATTTAGCAGATGTATCTTGGCATCCTCTAATTACCAGCACCAATGTTCCTTATGGTTTAGTGCCAAAGCCCGGTTTGATCTATCAGGCGGTGAGTCGCATGGTGCCCTTACCGTTTCGAATTTTTGTTGAGCGGGTCAATCCAGGGGAACTCGTTAGTTTCCGCATTATTGCGTTACCAGGGGTTGAGGAACGAGTGGTGTATCGGGTAGAGTCCAGCATTTGTGGCACCTGTGTCTCTTATTCAGTGATGATGCGAGGCTGGTTATCCCCCTTAGTATGGTCAATGATGCAGAGACATGCAGAGAAAGTGGCCCAAAGGTTAGCAGAAGCAGCAGAGAATGAGACGTTGCAGTCTGTTTCTGGCTATCTACCCGCTCGGAAGAATACTTGCTTTGACTTTTAGGGTCCTAGCCATTTCTAAGCTTAAATTTCTGACATAGCTCAGATTCAATCTGATGGTGAAGGAGGAAGCAACGCTGTTGCTAGCGGCTGGCCACTGACGGTGCAGTCATCTCTTGAGGATGAAGGTATTCCTCCAAAGTTGATACAGTAAGAACCGATAAGACACTCTGATAAA
The Acaryochloris marina S15 genome window above contains:
- a CDS encoding SRPBCC family protein codes for the protein MTPHWLLKFNVWKRRQPSWSLVKSYEAISSASVDSIWRKVVDLADVSWHPLITSTNVPYGLVPKPGLIYQAVSRMVPLPFRIFVERVNPGELVSFRIIALPGVEERVVYRVESSICGTCVSYSVMMRGWLSPLVWSMMQRHAEKVAQRLAEAAENETLQSVSGYLPARKNTCFDF